Proteins encoded within one genomic window of Pararhizobium capsulatum DSM 1112:
- a CDS encoding amino acid ABC transporter ATP-binding protein, protein MANEAVKPKLQVSATDVAVEITNMNKWYGDFHVLRDINLKVMKGERIVIAGPSGSGKSTMIRCINRLEEHQKGQILVDGIELTNDLKKIDEVRREVGMVFQHFNLFPHLTILENCTLAPIWVRKMPKKDAEEVAMHYLKRVKIPEQAHKYPGQLSGGQQQRVAIARSLCMKPKIMLFDEPTSALDPEMVKEVLDTMVSLAEEGMTMLCVTHEMGFARQVANRVIFMDQGQIVEQNSPAEFFDNPQHERTRLFLSQILH, encoded by the coding sequence ATGGCAAACGAAGCCGTAAAACCAAAACTGCAGGTCTCGGCGACGGATGTTGCCGTCGAAATCACCAACATGAACAAGTGGTATGGCGATTTCCACGTTCTTCGGGATATCAATCTCAAGGTCATGAAGGGCGAGCGTATCGTCATTGCCGGTCCGTCAGGCTCCGGCAAGTCGACGATGATCCGCTGCATCAACCGGCTGGAAGAACATCAGAAGGGTCAGATCCTCGTTGACGGCATCGAGCTTACCAACGACCTGAAGAAGATCGACGAAGTGCGCCGCGAAGTCGGTATGGTGTTCCAGCACTTCAACCTCTTTCCTCACCTGACGATCCTGGAAAATTGCACGCTCGCTCCGATCTGGGTACGCAAGATGCCGAAGAAGGACGCCGAGGAAGTGGCGATGCACTACCTGAAGCGTGTCAAGATTCCCGAACAGGCACACAAGTATCCGGGCCAGCTCTCCGGCGGCCAGCAGCAGCGGGTGGCGATCGCCCGCTCGCTGTGCATGAAGCCGAAGATCATGCTGTTCGATGAGCCGACCTCGGCGCTCGATCCTGAAATGGTCAAGGAAGTGCTCGACACCATGGTCTCGCTTGCCGAAGAAGGCATGACCATGCTCTGCGTCACCCACGAAATGGGCTTTGCCCGTCAGGTCGCCAACCGCGTGATCTTCATGGACCAGGGCCAGATCGTCGAGCAGAACTCGCCCGCCGAATTCTTCGACAATCCCCAGCACGAGCGCACCCGGCTGTTCCTTAGCCAGATTCTGCATTAA
- a CDS encoding amino acid ABC transporter permease, protein MSQHSFVRGEIIGPSTPPINESGVFFWLRKNLFATPKDTILTLIGLLLIGWFLPPVINWLFIDAAWTGGGRGVCATVAQGGTQPEGWSGACWAFVGAKLDQFAFGRYPVAERWRPMLVAILFVALLVPMLIPKAPYKNLNAILLFAVLPFVSFFLLVGGFFGLEHVETALWGGLMVTLILSFVGIVVSLPLGIILALGRRSKMPVIKLLSTVFIEIVRGIPLITVLFMASVMLPLFMPPGTPFDKFLRALIGVSLFAAAYMAEVIRGGLQAIPKGQSEGADSLGLSYWQKMRLIILPQALKLVIPGIVNTFIGMFKDTSLVSIISMFDLLGIVRLNFSDANWASPVTPLTGLVFAGFIFWLFCFGMSRYSGFMERMLDKGHKR, encoded by the coding sequence ATGTCACAACACAGCTTCGTCCGAGGCGAAATCATCGGCCCATCCACACCTCCTATCAATGAATCGGGTGTATTCTTCTGGCTGCGGAAAAACCTCTTCGCGACCCCCAAGGACACCATCCTGACCTTGATCGGCTTGCTTCTCATCGGCTGGTTCCTGCCGCCGGTGATCAACTGGCTCTTCATCGACGCCGCCTGGACAGGCGGCGGGCGTGGGGTGTGCGCCACGGTCGCCCAGGGCGGTACACAGCCAGAAGGCTGGAGCGGCGCCTGCTGGGCCTTCGTCGGCGCCAAACTCGACCAGTTTGCCTTTGGCCGCTACCCGGTCGCAGAGCGCTGGCGCCCAATGCTGGTCGCCATTCTCTTCGTGGCTTTGCTCGTCCCGATGCTCATCCCGAAGGCCCCTTACAAGAACCTCAACGCGATCCTGCTCTTTGCCGTGCTGCCGTTCGTATCGTTCTTCCTGCTCGTCGGTGGCTTCTTTGGCCTTGAGCATGTCGAAACGGCGCTCTGGGGCGGCTTGATGGTCACCCTGATCCTGTCCTTCGTCGGCATCGTCGTCTCCCTACCGCTTGGGATCATCCTGGCGCTTGGGAGGCGATCGAAAATGCCGGTGATCAAGCTTTTGTCCACGGTCTTCATCGAGATCGTGCGCGGTATTCCTCTGATCACGGTTCTGTTCATGGCAAGCGTCATGCTGCCGCTGTTCATGCCGCCCGGAACGCCGTTCGACAAGTTTTTGCGCGCCTTGATCGGCGTGTCGCTCTTCGCGGCCGCTTATATGGCAGAGGTGATCCGTGGCGGCCTGCAGGCGATCCCGAAAGGACAGTCCGAAGGTGCCGATTCTCTTGGTCTCAGCTACTGGCAGAAGATGCGCCTGATCATCCTGCCGCAGGCGCTGAAGCTGGTCATTCCGGGTATCGTCAACACGTTCATCGGCATGTTCAAGGACACGTCCCTCGTGTCGATCATCTCGATGTTCGACCTTCTCGGTATTGTCCGTCTCAACTTTTCGGACGCAAACTGGGCTTCTCCGGTCACGCCTCTGACGGGGCTTGTTTTTGCCGGGTTCATTTTCTGGCTTTTCTGCTTCGGCATGTCGCGCTATTCCGGTTTCATGGAACGTATGCTCGACAAGGGCCACAAACGATAA
- a CDS encoding DUF4384 domain-containing protein, with amino-acid sequence MELRVERGRLTAYDTGDVAISLQPGPDLKPGDVFTISVTSNHDGQLVLLDVDAKGMATQIFPNTLAKKITSLTAGQPLTLPDPYYGFDFEAEGEGENMLVALVVEDDVDLTPVVPKEQGLSHKIDAREALSDIVARLRKVWTGDAENRGTAWYAGTLKYRID; translated from the coding sequence GTGGAACTTCGAGTCGAGCGTGGTCGGCTAACCGCTTACGATACAGGTGATGTTGCCATCAGTCTTCAACCCGGCCCGGACCTTAAACCCGGAGATGTCTTCACCATCTCCGTCACAAGCAACCATGATGGCCAGCTCGTGCTTCTGGATGTCGACGCCAAGGGAATGGCGACGCAGATTTTCCCGAACACGCTGGCAAAGAAGATCACGTCACTGACTGCCGGGCAGCCGCTCACCCTTCCGGACCCCTATTACGGCTTCGATTTCGAGGCAGAAGGTGAGGGCGAAAACATGCTCGTCGCTCTCGTTGTCGAAGACGATGTCGATCTGACGCCGGTTGTGCCGAAGGAGCAGGGGCTTTCGCACAAGATCGATGCGCGCGAGGCGCTGAGCGACATCGTTGCGCGGTTGAGAAAAGTCTGGACAGGTGATGCTGAAAACCGCGGTACGGCTTGGTACGCGGGCACATTGAAATACCGCATCGATTGA
- a CDS encoding cystathionine beta-lyase produces MNDKKSFLADAGTNTRLAHIGNDPADYHGFVNPPVVHASTVLFPNARTMETRNQKYTYGTRGTPTTDALCEAIDDLEGSAGTILVPSGLAAVTVPFLAFLSSGDHALIVDSVYFPTRHFCDTMLKRLGVSVDYYDPMIGAGIEALIKPSTKLVHTEAPGSNTFEMQDISAISAVAHRHGCVVTMDNTWATPLYFRPLDHGVDISIHASTKYPSGHSDILLGTVSANAKYWEQLKEANITLGICGAPDDSYQILRGLRTMGVRLERHQESALNIARWLDEREDVARVLHPALPSFPGHDLWKRDFKGASGIFSFVLNVDSADQFKTKAHAFLDALRLFGLGYSWGGYESLALQVGLSDRRICTAPVEGPVLRLQIGLEDVADIRRDIEAGLAAAAAV; encoded by the coding sequence ATGAACGATAAGAAGAGTTTTCTGGCCGACGCCGGAACCAACACGCGGCTCGCTCACATCGGTAACGACCCAGCGGATTATCACGGTTTCGTGAACCCTCCGGTGGTTCATGCGTCCACGGTGCTTTTTCCAAATGCCCGGACCATGGAGACACGGAACCAGAAATATACGTACGGCACGCGCGGCACGCCGACCACAGATGCCCTTTGCGAAGCGATTGATGACCTCGAAGGTTCGGCCGGCACAATCCTCGTCCCCTCGGGCCTGGCTGCGGTCACCGTTCCTTTCCTGGCATTCCTGTCCAGCGGCGATCACGCGTTGATTGTCGATTCAGTCTATTTTCCGACCCGCCATTTCTGCGACACGATGCTGAAACGTCTGGGCGTTTCGGTCGATTACTACGATCCGATGATCGGGGCGGGCATCGAGGCGCTGATCAAGCCGAGCACAAAGCTGGTGCATACGGAAGCTCCTGGCTCCAACACTTTTGAAATGCAGGATATCAGCGCAATCAGCGCCGTGGCCCATCGTCATGGCTGCGTCGTGACGATGGACAATACCTGGGCGACGCCTCTCTATTTCAGGCCCTTGGATCATGGCGTGGACATCTCCATCCATGCCTCCACGAAGTATCCGTCAGGCCATTCCGACATTCTTCTTGGCACGGTATCGGCGAATGCAAAGTACTGGGAGCAGCTGAAGGAAGCCAACATTACGCTCGGCATCTGTGGTGCACCCGATGACAGCTACCAGATCTTGCGCGGCCTGCGCACCATGGGTGTCCGGCTGGAGCGCCACCAGGAAAGTGCGCTCAACATTGCACGCTGGCTCGATGAGCGCGAGGACGTCGCCCGTGTTCTGCATCCTGCATTGCCGAGCTTTCCCGGACACGATCTCTGGAAGCGCGATTTCAAGGGCGCAAGCGGCATCTTCTCCTTCGTCCTGAATGTTGATAGCGCCGACCAGTTCAAGACAAAGGCACATGCCTTCCTTGATGCGTTGCGTCTTTTCGGGCTTGGCTACTCCTGGGGCGGATATGAAAGCCTGGCCTTGCAGGTCGGTCTCTCGGACCGACGCATCTGCACGGCGCCCGTCGAAGGTCCAGTGCTGCGGCTGCAGATCGGCCTTGAAGATGTGGCCGATATCCGCAGGGACATCGAGGCAGGCCTTGCAGCTGCAGCTGCCGTCTGA
- the clpS gene encoding ATP-dependent Clp protease adapter ClpS, translating to MKVMPVRMQKEGDGDAGNGNRGTSVITRTKPKTKKPSLYRVLLLNDDYTPMEFVIHILERFFQKDREAATLIMLHVHNHGVGECGVFTYEVAETKVTQVMDFARQHQHPLQCVMEKK from the coding sequence ATGAAAGTGATGCCGGTCCGGATGCAAAAAGAGGGTGACGGGGACGCCGGGAATGGCAACCGTGGTACCTCTGTTATCACCCGGACAAAGCCAAAGACCAAGAAGCCCAGCCTTTATCGAGTCCTGCTTCTGAACGACGACTACACGCCCATGGAGTTCGTGATCCATATTCTGGAGCGTTTTTTCCAGAAGGATCGCGAAGCGGCGACCCTGATTATGCTGCATGTTCACAATCACGGCGTGGGCGAGTGCGGTGTCTTTACCTATGAGGTCGCCGAAACCAAAGTGACGCAAGTGATGGATTTTGCCCGACAGCATCAGCATCCCCTGCAATGCGTCATGGAAAAGAAATGA
- a CDS encoding amino acid ABC transporter permease, producing the protein MTVDAMNPSGKSRSTGSILNDPNVRGIAYQILTMALLILFIYWVSANTIENLKRANIASGYGFLNGRAGFDLGQSLVPFSSDSTYGRALYVGFLNTLLVAITGIVTATIIGFIVGIGRLSHNWLIAKLSMIYVEVFRNIPPLLVIFFWYSGVLAVLPQPRESLVLPFSMFINNRGLAFPKPVFADGAQFIFYALVIGIIAAIFVARAANRRQMATGQRFPVLWANLGLIIGLPLLVYLLTGMPISFDVPVAGKFNLTGGSVMGPEFLSLFLALSFYTAAFIAEIVRAGIRGVSKGQTEAAEALGIRSGLATRLVVVPQAMRIIIPPLTSQYLNLTKNSSLAIAIGYADLVAVGGTILNQTGQSVEIVSIWLVVYLSLSLITSVFMNWFNARMALVER; encoded by the coding sequence ATGACAGTCGACGCCATGAATCCGTCCGGCAAAAGCCGGTCGACAGGCTCTATTTTGAACGATCCAAACGTCAGGGGTATCGCCTACCAGATCCTGACCATGGCGCTCCTGATCTTGTTTATCTATTGGGTGAGCGCCAACACCATCGAGAACCTGAAGCGCGCAAACATCGCCTCGGGTTACGGCTTTCTCAACGGACGTGCAGGCTTTGATCTCGGACAATCCCTTGTTCCGTTCAGCAGCGACTCGACCTATGGCCGCGCGCTTTACGTCGGCTTCCTCAACACGCTGCTGGTGGCGATCACAGGCATTGTCACAGCGACCATCATCGGCTTCATTGTCGGTATCGGCCGTCTTTCCCATAACTGGCTGATCGCCAAACTATCGATGATCTATGTGGAAGTGTTTCGCAACATTCCGCCCCTGCTCGTCATCTTCTTCTGGTACAGCGGCGTTCTGGCGGTTCTGCCGCAGCCGCGTGAATCTCTGGTCCTGCCGTTCAGCATGTTCATCAACAACCGCGGACTGGCCTTCCCGAAGCCGGTATTCGCGGATGGCGCCCAGTTCATATTCTATGCTCTGGTCATCGGTATTATCGCCGCGATCTTCGTAGCGCGCGCGGCGAACCGCAGGCAGATGGCAACCGGCCAGCGTTTTCCGGTTCTTTGGGCCAATCTCGGCCTGATCATCGGGCTGCCGCTGCTGGTCTATCTGTTGACAGGCATGCCAATTTCCTTCGACGTTCCTGTTGCCGGAAAATTCAACCTGACCGGCGGCAGCGTCATGGGACCGGAGTTCCTGTCGCTGTTCCTCGCGCTCTCGTTCTACACCGCAGCCTTCATCGCTGAAATCGTCCGGGCGGGTATCCGCGGCGTCAGCAAGGGGCAGACAGAAGCGGCCGAGGCCCTCGGTATCCGTTCTGGCCTCGCCACCCGGCTCGTCGTCGTGCCGCAGGCCATGCGGATCATCATTCCACCTCTGACCAGCCAGTATCTGAACCTGACGAAGAACTCCTCGCTCGCCATCGCGATCGGTTACGCCGACCTGGTGGCCGTGGGAGGCACCATCCTCAACCAGACTGGTCAGTCTGTCGAGATCGTGAGCATCTGGCTGGTTGTCTATCTGTCGCTGAGCCTGATCACGTCGGTCTTCATGAACTGGTTCAACGCCAGAATGGCATTGGTGGAGCGCTAA
- a CDS encoding DUF3126 family protein: MKPEEIRKLEAYFKRTFNQSMVIKARPRKDESAEVYLGDEFLGVVFRDEEDGELSYNFSMAILDIDL; this comes from the coding sequence TTGAAGCCCGAAGAAATCCGCAAGCTGGAAGCTTATTTCAAGCGCACCTTCAACCAGTCGATGGTCATCAAGGCGCGTCCGCGCAAGGATGAATCGGCGGAAGTTTACCTCGGCGACGAGTTCCTGGGAGTCGTCTTCCGGGATGAGGAAGACGGTGAGCTTTCCTACAACTTCTCGATGGCAATACTCGATATCGACCTGTAA
- a CDS encoding amino acid ABC transporter substrate-binding protein: protein MGKKILTALIGAAVMGIGTHGASASTLDDVKAKGFVQCGVNTGLAGFASPDASGNWSGFDVDYCKAIAAAIFGDATKVKYTPTSAKDRFPALQSGEVDVLARNTTWTINRDTALGFNFRPVNYYDGQGFMVRKSLNVKSALELSGAAVCVQTGTTTELNLADYFKANNMQYNPVVFEKLEEVNAAYDAGRCDVYTTDQSGLYSLRLTLSAPDDHVILPEIISKEPLGPAVRQGDDQWFDIVSWVHYALINAEDFGITQANVEEMKKSPNPDVQRFLGVEADTKIGTDLGLENDWAAKIITAVGNYGEVFDRNIGAGSPLKIERGLNALWSKGGIQYAPPVR, encoded by the coding sequence ATGGGAAAAAAAATCCTGACGGCGCTTATCGGCGCTGCCGTTATGGGGATTGGCACTCACGGTGCGTCCGCTTCGACGCTGGACGACGTTAAAGCCAAGGGTTTCGTTCAATGCGGCGTCAACACCGGTCTGGCAGGCTTCGCCTCCCCGGATGCTTCCGGTAACTGGAGCGGCTTCGACGTCGATTACTGCAAGGCTATCGCAGCCGCCATCTTCGGTGACGCCACCAAGGTCAAGTACACGCCGACCTCCGCCAAGGATCGCTTCCCTGCGCTGCAGTCCGGAGAAGTCGATGTCCTGGCCCGTAACACGACCTGGACAATCAACCGCGACACCGCACTCGGCTTCAACTTCCGCCCCGTCAACTACTATGACGGCCAGGGCTTCATGGTTCGCAAGAGCCTGAATGTGAAGTCGGCCCTTGAACTGTCCGGCGCTGCCGTCTGCGTACAGACCGGCACCACGACCGAGCTTAACCTCGCCGACTACTTCAAAGCCAACAACATGCAGTACAACCCGGTCGTCTTCGAAAAGCTCGAAGAAGTGAACGCCGCCTACGACGCTGGTCGTTGCGACGTCTACACCACCGACCAGTCGGGCCTGTACTCGCTGCGTCTCACCCTTTCGGCTCCGGATGATCACGTCATCCTGCCGGAAATCATCTCCAAGGAACCGCTCGGCCCGGCCGTTCGCCAGGGCGACGACCAGTGGTTCGATATCGTCAGCTGGGTTCACTACGCCCTGATCAATGCTGAAGACTTCGGCATTACCCAGGCCAACGTCGAAGAGATGAAGAAGTCTCCGAACCCGGATGTTCAGCGCTTCCTCGGTGTTGAAGCCGACACCAAGATCGGAACCGATCTCGGCCTCGAAAACGACTGGGCTGCAAAGATCATCACTGCCGTCGGTAACTACGGCGAGGTCTTCGACCGCAACATCGGCGCTGGTAGCCCGCTGAAGATCGAGCGCGGCCTCAATGCTCTTTGGAGCAAGGGCGGCATCCAGTACGCACCTCCGGTTCGCTGA
- the cysE gene encoding serine O-acetyltransferase, with the protein MVARTDIRPTETVKVMDPIWDSLQEEARVAAMQDPLLAAFLYSTVINQRSLEDAVIYRICERLDHPDLQANLLRQTFAEMLEEWPEWGSILRVDIQAVYDRDPACTRFIEAVLYFKGFHALQTHRLAHWLLERGRRDFALYLQSRSSSVFQTDINPAARIGKGIFLDHATGLVVGETAVIGDNVSILHGVTLGGTGKEGSDRHPKIGNGVLIGAGAKILGNIHIGHCSRVAAGSVVLKAVPPKTTVAGVPARVVGEAGCSEPSRSMDQILAAYEI; encoded by the coding sequence ATGGTCGCCAGGACAGATATTCGCCCGACCGAAACCGTGAAGGTCATGGATCCCATTTGGGACAGCCTTCAGGAAGAGGCGCGCGTTGCCGCGATGCAGGATCCGCTGCTGGCGGCATTTCTCTATTCGACCGTGATCAACCAGCGTTCGCTGGAAGATGCCGTGATCTATCGGATCTGCGAACGCCTCGACCATCCGGATCTGCAGGCCAACCTGTTGCGCCAGACCTTCGCGGAGATGCTTGAGGAGTGGCCCGAATGGGGCTCGATCCTGCGCGTCGACATTCAGGCGGTCTATGATCGCGATCCCGCCTGCACGCGGTTCATCGAAGCCGTTCTGTATTTCAAGGGCTTCCATGCCCTGCAGACACATCGGCTCGCCCACTGGCTGCTTGAGCGTGGCCGGCGTGATTTTGCCCTTTACCTGCAAAGCCGTTCGTCTTCCGTATTCCAGACGGATATCAATCCGGCAGCCCGCATTGGCAAGGGCATCTTCCTCGACCACGCGACAGGCCTCGTCGTCGGCGAGACTGCCGTTATCGGAGACAACGTCTCGATCCTCCACGGCGTCACGCTCGGTGGCACTGGCAAGGAAGGCAGCGATCGCCACCCCAAGATCGGCAACGGTGTGCTGATCGGCGCTGGTGCGAAGATTCTCGGAAACATTCATATCGGCCACTGCTCGCGTGTTGCGGCCGGTTCCGTCGTGTTGAAGGCAGTGCCTCCGAAGACCACTGTTGCAGGGGTTCCTGCCCGTGTGGTGGGCGAGGCGGGATGTTCCGAACCTTCGCGTTCCATGGATCAGATTCTGGCCGCCTACGAGATCTGA
- a CDS encoding FAD-dependent monooxygenase, with product MAETGPIMIAGAGIAGLTAALSLARKGFTVAIFDQAQALSEIGAGLQLSPNATRILDKLGLLPALETVWRLPESVSLADGRSLRTIATVPCGRFARERWGAPYAVLHRGDLQRVLLDAVKAEPLCTLRMGETVDAGRPPEGYRLLLGADGVWSKTRKRLETAGISKFSGNIAWRMTLREADLPGSLDARRVTAFLGSGAHLVAYPLTASRFNLVAISKGAAENENWATNVTDRDELAHALSGWHPDLRGLVLNAPEITRWPLHEVTEGSWHHSGHTILIGDAAHAMMPFAAQGAAMAIEDAFELAHFLSEISDQQAALAAFSQHRRPRIARVRSRGAFNRFAYHAAGPFRLGRDIMLSLRRPENLAADFDWLYGYQPQD from the coding sequence ATGGCTGAAACCGGTCCCATCATGATCGCGGGGGCCGGCATTGCCGGCCTGACAGCAGCGCTGTCACTTGCCCGCAAGGGCTTTACCGTTGCGATATTCGATCAGGCGCAGGCCTTGAGCGAGATCGGGGCGGGACTTCAGCTCTCCCCCAATGCAACACGCATTCTCGACAAGCTCGGTCTTCTGCCGGCACTGGAAACCGTGTGGCGACTTCCCGAAAGCGTGTCCCTTGCTGACGGCAGGTCGTTGCGCACGATCGCTACCGTTCCCTGTGGTCGCTTTGCGAGAGAACGCTGGGGAGCACCTTACGCCGTTCTCCACCGCGGCGATCTCCAGCGCGTTCTTCTGGATGCCGTCAAAGCCGAACCCCTCTGCACACTTCGAATGGGTGAGACCGTCGATGCCGGGCGTCCACCTGAGGGATATCGCCTGCTCTTGGGCGCCGATGGCGTCTGGTCAAAGACAAGAAAAAGATTGGAAACTGCTGGAATATCTAAATTTTCCGGCAATATTGCCTGGCGCATGACGTTACGGGAGGCAGATCTCCCGGGCAGCCTCGACGCCCGCCGCGTCACTGCTTTTCTGGGGAGTGGCGCCCATCTTGTCGCCTATCCGCTGACAGCTTCGCGGTTTAATCTCGTGGCGATCTCTAAAGGTGCTGCGGAAAACGAAAACTGGGCCACGAATGTAACCGACCGAGATGAGCTCGCGCACGCCCTTTCCGGATGGCATCCCGATCTCCGCGGGCTTGTTCTCAACGCACCCGAAATCACGAGGTGGCCCTTGCACGAGGTGACCGAGGGTTCCTGGCACCATTCTGGACACACCATACTGATCGGCGATGCCGCCCATGCGATGATGCCGTTTGCAGCACAGGGCGCTGCGATGGCGATCGAGGATGCCTTTGAACTCGCGCATTTCCTGTCCGAGATTTCGGATCAGCAGGCGGCGCTCGCGGCATTCAGCCAGCATCGCCGCCCCCGCATCGCGCGGGTTCGCTCGCGCGGCGCTTTCAATCGCTTTGCCTACCATGCCGCCGGGCCGTTTCGCCTCGGGCGCGACATCATGCTCTCGCTTCGGCGGCCCGAAAATCTGGCCGCCGATTTCGATTGGCTCTACGGGTATCAGCCTCAGGACTGA
- a CDS encoding alpha/beta fold hydrolase: MDLNPPPFSPFSHDGLSIAYFDEGDPSGEPVLLIHGFASSANVNWVFPGWLKTLGDAGYRVIAFDHRGHGASSKPHDPALYHPQSMAADAVALLDHLGIATANVMGYSMGARVTAFMALAHPHRVRTVIFGGLGIGMVTGVGDWDPIAGALLAPSLDDVTHERGRMFRAFAEQTKSDRLALAACISTSRDLLTAEDMGRIDIPALIGVGTKDDIAGSAQELADIMPHATAIDIPGRDHMLAVGDRVFKKAVLEFLTTFGHG, translated from the coding sequence ATGGATCTCAACCCGCCACCATTTTCGCCGTTCAGCCATGACGGATTGTCGATTGCCTATTTCGACGAAGGCGACCCGTCGGGCGAACCTGTGCTCCTCATCCACGGTTTTGCCTCGAGTGCCAACGTCAACTGGGTTTTTCCCGGATGGCTGAAGACGCTCGGCGACGCCGGCTATCGTGTTATTGCGTTCGATCATCGCGGCCATGGCGCCAGCAGCAAGCCGCATGATCCCGCGCTTTATCATCCGCAGTCCATGGCGGCGGATGCCGTGGCGCTGCTCGATCACCTTGGCATCGCGACGGCTAATGTCATGGGTTATTCGATGGGCGCGCGTGTTACCGCCTTCATGGCACTTGCCCATCCCCATCGGGTTCGCACGGTGATTTTCGGCGGGCTTGGCATCGGCATGGTCACGGGCGTTGGCGACTGGGATCCAATTGCGGGTGCCCTGCTTGCGCCGTCGCTGGATGATGTAACTCACGAGCGGGGACGAATGTTCAGGGCTTTTGCCGAGCAGACGAAGAGCGACCGCCTGGCACTGGCTGCCTGTATCTCCACCTCACGCGACCTGCTGACGGCCGAGGATATGGGACGTATCGATATTCCCGCGCTCATAGGTGTGGGCACGAAAGATGACATCGCCGGTTCCGCCCAGGAGCTTGCCGACATCATGCCCCATGCGACGGCGATCGATATCCCCGGACGTGACCACATGCTGGCCGTCGGCGACCGGGTTTTCAAGAAAGCCGTATTGGAATTCTTGACCACATTCGGCCACGGCTGA
- a CDS encoding phasin family protein: protein MFNFDEANKKSKETMDTVLKSYASVSKGFQAIATEAADYSKKSFEEGVAHLEKITSVKSVEAAFELQTNYFKSAYEAYVAEATKLGEMYADLAKDAYKPYEAPVAKATAAVKAAAA from the coding sequence ATGTTCAATTTCGACGAAGCCAACAAGAAGAGCAAGGAAACGATGGACACCGTGCTGAAAAGCTACGCGTCGGTCTCCAAGGGGTTCCAGGCCATAGCAACAGAAGCCGCCGATTATTCGAAGAAGTCCTTCGAAGAGGGCGTCGCCCATCTCGAAAAAATTACCTCCGTGAAGAGCGTTGAGGCTGCTTTCGAACTGCAGACCAACTATTTCAAATCCGCCTATGAAGCTTACGTCGCTGAAGCCACCAAGCTCGGCGAAATGTATGCCGATCTCGCCAAGGACGCCTACAAGCCTTACGAGGCGCCTGTTGCCAAGGCGACCGCTGCCGTCAAGGCTGCCGCTGCCTGA
- a CDS encoding zinc-finger domain-containing protein yields MAGHGIPHFQNDGGHRVIEIGVKEFMCTGASVPYDHPHIYIDMGDDNEKVCSYCSTLYRYNPQLKANQTVPDGCTFADKAA; encoded by the coding sequence ATGGCCGGGCACGGTATTCCCCATTTCCAGAACGACGGCGGTCACCGGGTGATCGAAATCGGCGTCAAGGAATTCATGTGCACCGGAGCATCCGTTCCTTACGACCACCCGCATATCTACATCGACATGGGCGACGACAACGAAAAGGTCTGCTCCTACTGCTCGACGCTTTATCGCTACAATCCGCAACTCAAGGCGAACCAGACCGTTCCTGACGGCTGCACCTTTGCAGACAAGGCAGCCTGA